In Phalacrocorax aristotelis chromosome 25, bGulAri2.1, whole genome shotgun sequence, the following proteins share a genomic window:
- the LOC142048228 gene encoding lysosomal acid glucosylceramidase-like: MGTVGILGWLLPLLLQAVPQAAGAQPCSPKYFGRDAMVCVCNATYCDTLDPVVLPAPGTYVKYESSKAGKRLERSEGSFQHSLLHTPGLLLTLNISTLYQHVKGFGGSLSDAAALNIMGLSQLAQDNLLRSYFSENGIEYNLIRLPMACSDFSTHPYSYDDVPHDFELKHFRLAEEDVKLKIPLLHRASAMSRRPLSLYASPWTSPAWLKSNEDVRGKGTLKGQAGDKYHKTWANYFIKFLDEYAKYNVTFWAVTVQNEPHTVLFTPPQFPTITFTAAQQRDFIVHDLGPALTRSPHRTRLIILDDQRIHLLHWAKAVLGNATAARYVAGVGVHWYLDSFIPASCSLEATHRLFPDHFLLYTEACSGFLTMRFSVSLGCWERGDRYSHSILTVLNHFVAGWTDWNLALDTEGGPNWVKNYVDSPIIVDSSKDIFYKQPMFYHLGHFSKFIPEGSQRVGLHSSRRCLFCQLEHVAVLRPDGALVLVVLNRFGWDVPFGIRDPAVGFIETVAPANSIQTYLWHQQ, encoded by the exons ATGGGGACGGTCGGCAtcctgggctggctgctgccgctgctgctgcaggcggTGCCGCAGGCTGCAG gcgcccagccctgcagccccaagTACTTTGGCCGTGATGCCATGGTGTGCGTCTGCAACGCTACGTACTGTGACACGCTGGACCCCGTGGTCCTGCCGGCCCCGGGCACCTACGTCAAGTACGAGAGCAGCAAGGCCGGCAAGCGGCTGGAGCGCAGCGAGGGGAGcttccagcacagcctcctgcacACCCCAG ggctgctgctgacaCTCAACATCTCCACGCTGTACCAGCATGTGAAGGGCTTTGGTGGGTCCCTCTCCGATGCTGCTGCCTTGAACATCATGGGACTGTCACAGCTGGCCCAGGACAACCTGCTGCGCTCATACTTCTCCGAGAACG GGATTGAGTACAACCTCATCCGGCTCCCCATGGCTTGCAGTGACTTCTCCACGCACCCTTACAGCTACGACGACGTCCCCCATGACTTTGAGCTGAAGCACTTCAGGCTGGCGGAGGAGGATGTGAAGCTGAAG ATACCCCTCCTGCACCGAGCCTCAGCCATGAGCAGGCGGCCGCTGTCGCTCTACGCCAGCCCCTGGacctccccagcctggctgaagAGTAACGAGGATGTCCGTGGGAAGGGGACACTGAAGGGGCAAGCGGGGGACAAGTACCACAAGACCTGGGCCAACTACTTCATCAA GTTCCTGGACGAATACGCCAAATACAACGTGACCTTCTGGGCAGTGACGGTACAGAACGAGCCCCACACAGTGCTGTTCACGCCTCCCCAGTTCCCCACCATCACCTTCACAGCCGCGCAGCAGCGGGACTTCATCGTCCACGACCTGGGCCCTGCGCTGACCCGCAGCCCCCACCGCACCCGGCTCATCATCCTGGACGACCAGCGCATCCACCTCCTGCACTGGGCCAAAGCG GTCCTGGGCAATGCCACCGCTGCCCGCTATGTCGCTGGCGTGGGCGTTCACTGGTACCTGGACAGTTTTATCCCAGCTAGCTGCAGCTTGGAGGCCACCCACAGGCTCTTCCCTGATCATTTTCTCCTCTACACGGAGGCCTGCAGCGGCTTCCTCACCATGCGGTTTTCCGTGTCCCTGGGCTGCTGGGAGCGAGGGGACCGCTACAGCCACAGTATACTGACG GTCCTGAACCACTTTGTGGCCGGCTGGACCGACTGGAACCTGGCCCTGGACACGGAGGGGGGCCCCAACTGGGTCAAGAACTATGTGGACAGCCCCATCATCGTGGACAGCAGCAAGGACATCTTCTACAAGCAGCCCATGTTCTACCACCTGGGGCATTTCAG CAAGTTCATCCCTGAGGGCTCCCAGCGCGTGGGGTTGCACAGCAGCCGCCGATGCCTCTTCTGTCAGCTGGAGCACGTGGCTGTCCTGCGCCCCGACGGGGCCCTCGTCCTGGTAGTCCTCAACAG GTTTGGCTGGGACGTGCCGTTCGGGATCCGGGACCCCGCTGTTGGTTTCATCGAGACCGTGGCTCCAGCAAACTCCATCCAGACCTACCTGTGGCACCAGCAGTGA